Proteins encoded in a region of the Gallalistipes aquisgranensis genome:
- a CDS encoding Gfo/Idh/MocA family oxidoreductase — translation MKPIKTAVASFGLSGQVFHAPFLDLHPGFDLVAIGERSKDLVRQRYPDVVRPASFEELISIREVELVVVNTPDVTHYDYCRMALLSDKHVVVEKPFVFTVKEAEELTALARKRNRLLTVYQNRRFDGDFRTVKQIRDSGRLGRIVEFESDFQRYRNFVVEGTWKERVDRRVGMTYNLGSHSLDQALVLFGMPEGLWATVDILRDGGCVDDYFHIVLLYPRLKVTLRAGYLMREQGPRFTLHGTAGSYMVYGIDPQEEELKAGALPGGEGWGSVPESQWGILNTDAGRTRYPTLAGDYRLYYDGIYRTLRGGDAPEVSHSQMTDLVRLLEACFESSETGRTVRF, via the coding sequence ATGAAACCTATTAAAACAGCAGTCGCTTCTTTCGGCCTTTCCGGCCAGGTATTCCATGCACCCTTTCTGGACCTCCACCCGGGTTTCGATCTGGTGGCGATCGGAGAGCGTTCGAAGGACCTCGTCCGCCAACGCTATCCCGATGTGGTTCGCCCGGCTTCGTTCGAAGAGTTGATCTCGATCCGGGAGGTGGAACTGGTCGTCGTCAATACGCCGGATGTCACGCACTATGACTATTGCAGGATGGCCCTGCTTTCCGATAAACATGTCGTGGTCGAAAAGCCGTTCGTTTTTACCGTGAAAGAAGCCGAAGAGCTGACTGCATTGGCCCGGAAACGCAACCGTCTGCTGACCGTCTACCAAAACCGTCGTTTTGACGGCGATTTCCGTACGGTAAAGCAGATCAGGGACTCCGGCCGCCTGGGCAGGATCGTCGAATTCGAATCCGATTTCCAGCGTTATCGTAATTTTGTGGTGGAAGGAACTTGGAAAGAGCGGGTCGACCGCCGTGTGGGCATGACCTACAATCTCGGATCGCACAGTCTGGACCAGGCACTCGTGCTGTTCGGCATGCCGGAGGGATTGTGGGCGACGGTCGATATTCTGCGCGACGGGGGATGCGTCGACGACTATTTCCATATCGTATTGCTTTATCCCCGGCTGAAAGTGACCCTTAGGGCCGGATATCTGATGCGTGAACAAGGCCCCCGATTCACCCTGCACGGCACGGCCGGTTCATATATGGTGTACGGCATCGACCCCCAGGAGGAAGAACTGAAAGCCGGAGCCCTGCCCGGAGGCGAAGGCTGGGGGAGTGTTCCCGAATCGCAATGGGGGATACTCAATACGGACGCAGGACGTACACGTTATCCGACCCTGGCCGGGGATTACCGTCTGTATTATGACGGAATTTACAGGACCCTCCGCGGCGGCGACGCTCCCGAAGTATCCCACAGCCAGATGACCGACTTGGTCCGTCTGCTGGAAGCCTGCTTCGAAAGCAGCGAAACGGGTCGTACAGTGCGGTTCTGA
- a CDS encoding Gfo/Idh/MocA family protein has protein sequence MEKKKEVSWGIIGCGDVTEKKSGPAFYKLPGSRLKAVMRRDRERAADYARRHHVPKFYDDASVLIADPDVTAIYVATPPRNHCEYAIESMLAGKPVYVEKPMGLDYDECRRMLEVSEKTGVQLHVAYYRRSMPYFRKVAELLELGTVGSLSGICLEFIVPPRPEDLDRGHLPWRLHRDVSGGGYLQDMGSHQINILQYLFGKITGIRSVAQNRAGLYDAEDYVAAIFSFESGVTATCLWNFAAGPQEHRDRVEIFGTKGTIRFSVFDMDRIEVAVEIGTDTIVIPHEEHVQMPHIAHINEAILENRYDPAWTLEAVETTRIIDQILHTNETY, from the coding sequence ATGGAAAAGAAAAAAGAGGTTTCCTGGGGAATTATCGGTTGCGGAGACGTGACGGAAAAGAAGAGCGGTCCGGCATTCTACAAACTGCCCGGCTCCCGGCTCAAGGCGGTGATGCGGCGTGACCGTGAGCGGGCGGCCGATTATGCGAGGCGTCATCATGTCCCGAAATTCTATGATGACGCGAGTGTGCTGATCGCCGATCCCGATGTGACGGCGATTTATGTCGCCACGCCGCCGCGGAACCATTGCGAATATGCCATTGAATCCATGCTGGCTGGGAAACCGGTTTATGTCGAGAAACCGATGGGCTTGGATTACGACGAATGCAGGCGGATGCTGGAAGTATCCGAGAAGACCGGGGTACAGCTTCACGTAGCCTATTACCGTCGCTCGATGCCCTATTTCCGGAAAGTGGCGGAGTTACTGGAACTCGGAACTGTCGGTTCGCTGTCGGGCATTTGTCTCGAATTCATCGTACCTCCCCGGCCCGAAGACCTCGACCGGGGGCATTTGCCGTGGCGGCTACACAGGGATGTGTCGGGCGGCGGCTATCTGCAGGACATGGGATCACACCAGATAAACATATTGCAGTATCTGTTCGGTAAGATCACCGGAATCCGGTCCGTCGCCCAGAACCGGGCAGGACTTTACGATGCGGAAGACTATGTCGCGGCTATCTTCTCTTTCGAAAGCGGCGTGACAGCGACCTGTCTTTGGAATTTTGCGGCGGGCCCTCAGGAACACCGGGACCGGGTAGAGATTTTCGGCACGAAAGGGACGATCCGTTTTTCCGTTTTCGACATGGATCGGATCGAAGTGGCTGTCGAGATCGGGACTGACACGATTGTGATCCCTCACGAAGAACACGTACAGATGCCCCATATCGCGCATATCAACGAAGCCATACTCGAAAACCGTTACGATCCGGCATGGACGCTTGAGGCAGTCGAAACGACCCGAATCATCGATCAAATCCTGCACACGAATGAAACCTATTAA
- a CDS encoding ketopantoate reductase family protein yields the protein MKTKIAIVGTGGVGGFLGGLLAAYYEKHEEIDIYFISRGEALHRIRERGLRVDAQTGTFIARPAAATNRAEEIGPVDYVIYCTKAYDVEGGIRQILPCIGPETVILPFLNGVDSVEKIRRMLPGNEVWYGCVYVVAYILEPGHIVEHTNGYRYLFGSPEGDPEKIECLGNLFANAGIQAHPMPDIVRRVWDKFAYISTVATVTSYTDRTYGEVLSDPDRKALLDTLLSEFQEVAAARGQELSENIADAVIAQMSRIPGDTTTSMQRDFRAGKSTELESLTGYVVREGERLGVPTPVYSGMYGELWKRTVHSAGHNLATE from the coding sequence ATGAAGACGAAAATAGCGATCGTGGGCACGGGAGGTGTCGGGGGATTTCTGGGGGGACTGCTTGCAGCCTATTACGAAAAGCACGAAGAGATTGACATTTATTTCATTTCGCGGGGCGAGGCGCTGCACCGCATTCGAGAGCGGGGACTCAGGGTGGATGCCCAGACGGGCACTTTCATCGCCCGGCCGGCGGCCGCTACAAACCGGGCGGAGGAGATCGGTCCGGTTGATTATGTCATCTATTGCACCAAAGCCTATGATGTGGAGGGCGGAATTCGCCAGATACTGCCCTGTATCGGACCGGAAACGGTCATACTGCCTTTCCTGAACGGAGTGGACAGTGTGGAGAAAATCCGTCGCATGCTGCCCGGAAACGAAGTGTGGTACGGTTGCGTTTATGTCGTGGCGTACATTCTGGAGCCCGGGCACATCGTCGAGCATACCAACGGTTACCGCTACCTGTTCGGTTCCCCGGAGGGCGATCCCGAAAAAATAGAATGTTTGGGAAACCTGTTTGCGAATGCCGGCATTCAGGCCCATCCGATGCCCGACATCGTCCGTCGCGTATGGGATAAATTCGCCTATATATCGACGGTGGCTACCGTCACTTCCTATACGGACCGGACTTACGGCGAAGTACTGTCCGATCCGGACCGTAAAGCCCTGCTGGACACCCTGCTGTCTGAATTCCAGGAAGTGGCCGCTGCCAGGGGACAAGAACTCTCCGAAAACATAGCCGATGCCGTGATTGCGCAGATGTCCCGGATACCCGGCGATACGACTACGTCCATGCAGAGGGATTTCCGGGCTGGGAAAAGCACCGAACTGGAATCTCTCACCGGTTATGTCGTCCGGGAGGGGGAACGCCTGGGTGTTCCGACACCCGTATACAGCGGCATGTATGGAGAATTGTGGAAGCGAACCGTGCATTCCGCCGGTCATAATTTAGCGACAGAGTAA
- the purU gene encoding formyltetrahydrofolate deformylase, with protein sequence MERTNPTAVLLMHCPDRQGILAIATRFINENGGNIIYLDQHVDRDEQVFFMRIEWQLENFRIPKEDIEEVFNRLFARRYGVTLNVYFSDRIPRMAIFVSKMSHCLYDLLARYTAGEWQVELPLIVSNHPDLRSVAERFDIPFHHIPITKDNKAEQEQKTFKLLSENRIDFVVLARYMQILSEDFINRYPHNIINIHHSFLPAFVGARPYHAAHERGVKLIGATSHYVTTELDAGPIIEQNIVRISHRDSVASLIHKGQDLEKIVLSQAVEKHIERKILTYKNKTVIFT encoded by the coding sequence ATGGAACGAACGAATCCGACAGCCGTCCTGCTGATGCACTGCCCCGACCGGCAGGGCATTCTGGCGATAGCGACCCGCTTTATCAACGAGAACGGAGGCAACATCATCTATCTCGACCAGCATGTGGACCGGGACGAACAGGTCTTTTTCATGCGGATCGAATGGCAGCTGGAAAACTTTAGGATACCCAAGGAGGATATCGAAGAGGTGTTCAACCGTCTGTTCGCCCGCCGTTACGGTGTGACGCTCAACGTCTATTTCAGCGACCGAATTCCCCGCATGGCCATTTTCGTGTCCAAAATGTCGCATTGTCTGTACGATCTGCTGGCCCGTTACACGGCAGGAGAATGGCAGGTAGAGCTGCCTCTGATCGTCAGCAACCATCCCGATCTCCGGAGCGTGGCGGAACGTTTCGATATCCCTTTCCATCATATTCCGATCACGAAGGACAATAAAGCCGAACAAGAACAAAAAACATTCAAACTACTGTCTGAAAACAGGATAGATTTTGTCGTGCTGGCTCGTTACATGCAAATACTCTCGGAAGATTTCATCAACCGCTATCCGCATAACATCATCAATATCCACCACTCTTTCCTGCCTGCTTTCGTGGGTGCCCGTCCCTATCACGCCGCCCACGAACGAGGCGTAAAACTGATCGGAGCGACCAGTCATTACGTAACGACCGAACTGGATGCGGGACCGATCATCGAGCAGAATATCGTACGTATCTCCCACCGCGATTCGGTGGCCAGTCTCATTCACAAAGGACAGGACCTGGAAAAGATCGTACTTTCGCAGGCAGTGGAAAAGCATATCGAACGTAAAATTCTGACCTATAAAAATAAAACGGTTATATTTACGTAA
- a CDS encoding sodium ion-translocating decarboxylase subunit beta, translated as MEKFDLNNIFQGISTLLQSDPAIMYARIGLILLGILLVYLGRKGVLEPLVMIPMGLGMAAVNAGVLIFPGGIHGNLFLDPMVTDTDQLMNILQIDFLQPVYTFTFSNGLIACLIFMGIGTMLDINFLLAKPLQSMFLALCAELGTFAVVPIAFAMGLSPNDSASIAMVGGADGPMVLFTSLNLSKEIFVPITVVAYLYLGLTYGGYPYLVRAMVPKRFRAIKMKPAKKAPKQYSAATKISFAVVMCVVLCLLFPVAAPLFFSLFIGVVIKESGLKHVCDFISGPMLYGSTFFLGILLGILCDAHTLLDPTVLKLLVLGILALLISGIGGILGGYAMYFIKRGNFNPVIGIAAVSCVPTTAKVAQKIVSKDNPSSMVLPDALGANITGVITSAIIAGIYVTVFPLL; from the coding sequence ATGGAAAAATTTGATTTGAATAATATTTTTCAGGGGATTTCCACCCTGTTGCAGTCCGATCCGGCCATCATGTACGCCCGTATCGGGTTGATATTGCTCGGTATACTGTTGGTCTACCTGGGGCGCAAAGGCGTTCTCGAACCGTTGGTCATGATTCCCATGGGGTTGGGAATGGCCGCCGTGAACGCCGGAGTGCTGATTTTCCCTGGCGGAATACACGGTAATCTGTTTCTTGATCCGATGGTGACGGATACCGATCAGTTGATGAACATCCTGCAAATCGACTTCCTGCAGCCGGTCTATACGTTTACATTCAGTAACGGACTGATTGCCTGTCTGATATTCATGGGAATCGGTACGATGCTCGACATAAACTTCTTGTTGGCCAAGCCCCTGCAGAGCATGTTTCTGGCGCTTTGCGCCGAACTGGGGACATTCGCCGTCGTACCGATCGCTTTCGCTATGGGGCTTAGCCCCAATGACAGCGCCTCGATCGCCATGGTGGGCGGAGCGGACGGTCCGATGGTGCTGTTCACGTCGCTCAATCTCTCCAAAGAGATATTCGTACCGATCACGGTCGTAGCCTATCTGTATCTCGGCCTTACGTACGGGGGATATCCGTATCTGGTACGGGCGATGGTTCCCAAGCGCTTTCGGGCCATCAAAATGAAACCGGCGAAAAAGGCTCCCAAACAGTACAGTGCCGCGACCAAGATATCGTTCGCTGTCGTCATGTGCGTGGTCCTTTGTCTGCTTTTTCCCGTGGCGGCCCCCCTGTTCTTTTCGCTTTTCATCGGAGTGGTTATCAAGGAGTCGGGGTTGAAGCACGTATGCGACTTTATCAGCGGCCCCATGCTGTACGGCTCGACGTTCTTTCTGGGGATTTTGCTGGGAATCCTGTGCGATGCGCACACGCTGCTCGATCCTACGGTGCTGAAACTGCTCGTATTGGGTATACTGGCTCTGCTGATTTCGGGAATAGGCGGCATACTCGGCGGCTACGCGATGTATTTCATAAAGCGGGGCAATTTCAATCCCGTCATAGGCATCGCTGCCGTGAGTTGTGTCCCGACAACAGCCAAAGTAGCTCAGAAGATCGTCAGCAAGGACAATCCTTCTTCGATGGTGCTGCCCGATGCGCTGGGCGCCAATATTACGGGAGTCATCACCTCCGCGATCATCGCAGGCATTTACGTAACGGTTTTCCCTCTGTTGTAA
- a CDS encoding DedA family protein, which yields MEFLWDFILHIDQYMIDIVRDYHAWTYAILFAVIFCETGLVVTPFLPGDSLLFVAGAVSALPGMPVNVHFLALLLFAAAVAGDSCNYMIGHFFGRKLFGNPDSRIFKQRYLDKTHDFYRKYGGKTIILARFVPVIRTFAPFVAGMGKMHYAYFMSYNVIGGAAWIALFCYAGYLFGDLPFVQENLKMLIVAIVFISILPAVVEIVREKLKLRKEVRPAVNGTEEAKDKYHDRK from the coding sequence ATGGAATTTCTCTGGGACTTCATCCTGCATATCGACCAGTACATGATCGACATCGTGCGCGATTATCACGCATGGACCTATGCCATTCTGTTCGCCGTCATCTTTTGCGAAACGGGACTGGTCGTAACACCGTTTCTTCCCGGAGATTCGTTGCTTTTTGTTGCCGGGGCGGTCTCGGCATTGCCCGGGATGCCCGTAAACGTGCACTTTCTGGCCTTGTTGCTGTTCGCTGCGGCCGTAGCCGGGGATTCCTGCAACTACATGATCGGGCACTTTTTCGGACGCAAATTGTTCGGCAACCCCGATTCTAGGATTTTCAAACAGCGTTATCTCGACAAAACGCATGATTTTTACCGGAAATACGGAGGTAAAACCATTATCCTCGCCCGGTTCGTGCCTGTAATCCGCACCTTCGCCCCTTTCGTGGCCGGAATGGGAAAGATGCATTATGCCTACTTCATGTCGTACAATGTGATCGGAGGTGCCGCGTGGATCGCGTTGTTCTGTTACGCAGGGTACTTGTTCGGCGATCTGCCGTTCGTACAGGAGAACCTAAAAATGCTGATCGTTGCGATCGTTTTCATTTCGATTCTGCCGGCTGTCGTCGAAATCGTACGGGAGAAGCTGAAATTGAGGAAAGAGGTTCGGCCTGCCGTAAACGGAACGGAGGAGGCAAAAGATAAATACCACGACAGGAAATAG
- a CDS encoding MotA/TolQ/ExbB proton channel family protein, giving the protein MKTIKSEKVAATAQPKHRKGISAALVIAVCAVVAFVFFYYVCGNPSNFDAKGHPIDNNIFGTLYQGGFVIPIVMTLLLTVLSLGVERIIALSKANGKGKIVNFVAQAKSLLQNGDLDATEELCDKQRGSVANILKAALVRYRDVENRSDLTSDEKAGIVEKEVADATALELPYMQQNLNVIATISSLGTLFGLLGTVLGMIRSFGAMANEGAPDSIALSLGISEALMNTAMGIMTGALAIIVYNYFSSKVENITNAVDEVGFAIGQTFKEKK; this is encoded by the coding sequence ATGAAAACGATCAAATCTGAGAAAGTAGCCGCAACGGCTCAACCCAAACACCGTAAAGGTATCTCTGCGGCACTCGTCATCGCCGTATGCGCCGTCGTCGCCTTCGTATTCTTCTACTACGTTTGCGGGAATCCCTCAAACTTCGATGCCAAAGGGCATCCGATCGACAACAACATATTCGGGACTCTTTATCAGGGCGGTTTCGTGATTCCGATCGTGATGACACTTCTTTTGACCGTGCTTTCGCTCGGCGTCGAACGGATCATCGCTTTGAGCAAAGCGAACGGAAAAGGTAAAATCGTCAATTTCGTCGCCCAGGCCAAATCGCTCCTCCAGAACGGTGATTTGGACGCAACTGAAGAACTCTGCGACAAACAGCGGGGATCGGTCGCCAATATTCTCAAGGCCGCACTGGTCCGTTACCGTGACGTGGAGAACCGGAGCGATCTTACCAGCGACGAAAAGGCCGGCATCGTGGAGAAGGAAGTGGCCGATGCCACGGCCCTCGAACTTCCCTACATGCAGCAGAACCTGAACGTCATTGCTACGATCTCTTCACTGGGTACACTCTTCGGACTGTTGGGAACGGTACTCGGCATGATTCGTTCTTTCGGGGCAATGGCCAATGAAGGAGCCCCTGACTCGATCGCTCTTTCCCTTGGTATTTCGGAGGCCCTGATGAATACGGCCATGGGAATCATGACGGGAGCGCTCGCCATCATCGTTTATAACTATTTCTCCTCGAAAGTCGAAAACATCACGAATGCCGTGGACGAAGTGGGATTTGCCATCGGTCAGACATTCAAGGAGAAGAAATAG
- a CDS encoding ExbD/TolR family protein, producing MAKVKPGKKDTFIDMTAMSDVTVLLLTFFMLTANFIPLEPVQVVTPASVIETKVPDYNYVTILVDPQGEIFLNLDRPSDKTETLEKMGELFNIEFSEREKANFAEPTTFASVPMGAMKQYLQLDMDGQKEFMKQFGGIPADSANNQLAMWLKTAKSVNKDLTISVKADETTPYPLIRNVTSTLQDIKENRFSLVTQLRGMPEGL from the coding sequence ATGGCAAAGGTAAAACCCGGCAAGAAAGATACGTTCATCGACATGACCGCGATGAGCGACGTCACCGTGCTCTTGCTTACTTTTTTCATGTTGACGGCCAATTTCATTCCGCTCGAACCCGTGCAGGTAGTCACTCCGGCATCCGTGATAGAGACCAAGGTGCCCGATTACAACTATGTGACGATATTGGTCGATCCGCAGGGCGAAATTTTCCTGAATCTGGACCGTCCCTCGGATAAGACGGAAACGCTGGAAAAAATGGGAGAACTTTTCAATATCGAATTTTCGGAGCGGGAGAAGGCTAATTTTGCCGAACCCACCACGTTCGCCAGCGTTCCCATGGGTGCGATGAAGCAGTATCTGCAATTGGACATGGACGGACAGAAAGAGTTTATGAAACAGTTCGGGGGCATTCCGGCCGACAGTGCGAACAATCAGTTGGCCATGTGGCTGAAAACGGCGAAGAGCGTGAACAAGGATCTGACGATCTCCGTCAAGGCTGACGAGACTACGCCCTACCCCCTGATCAGAAACGTGACGTCCACGCTTCAGGATATCAAGGAAAACCGTTTCAGTCTGGTGACGCAACTGCGCGGTATGCCGGAAGGACTTTAA
- a CDS encoding ExbD/TolR family protein produces the protein MAEINTDTGGTKKGKPKKIRLRVDFTPMVDMNMLLLTFFMFCTSLSRPQVMELVLPTKEDQVLTEEEKNKVKDSKAITLILGKDDKVYYYFGKIDEAKYADYTSLHETDYSPNGIRAILLERNADAVRRITDLKRKKLAQEISEEEFKSESARIKSNPDGQVVVIKPTDDSSYRNMVDVLDEMQICSIGKYALVEMTDGDHYLLRNYLTQGGYAATGELPQ, from the coding sequence ATGGCTGAAATTAATACGGACACAGGCGGTACCAAGAAGGGGAAACCGAAGAAAATCCGGCTGAGGGTGGATTTTACGCCGATGGTCGATATGAACATGCTGCTGCTGACATTTTTCATGTTCTGCACCTCCCTGTCCAGGCCCCAGGTCATGGAATTGGTGCTGCCGACCAAGGAGGATCAGGTGCTGACTGAAGAGGAGAAGAACAAAGTGAAAGATTCCAAGGCCATTACACTGATTCTCGGCAAGGACGACAAGGTATATTACTATTTCGGCAAGATAGACGAAGCCAAATATGCCGATTACACCTCCCTGCACGAGACGGACTATTCTCCGAACGGAATACGTGCCATTCTGTTGGAACGCAATGCCGATGCCGTACGGCGGATCACCGATCTCAAACGGAAGAAACTCGCGCAGGAGATTAGCGAAGAGGAGTTCAAGAGCGAATCCGCCCGAATCAAGAGCAATCCCGACGGGCAGGTGGTCGTCATCAAACCGACGGACGATTCCTCGTACCGCAACATGGTGGATGTCCTGGATGAAATGCAGATATGCAGCATCGGCAAATACGCGCTGGTGGAGATGACCGACGGCGACCACTATCTGCTCCGGAATTATCTGACGCAGGGCGGTTATGCCGCCACAGGTGAACTTCCCCAATAA
- a CDS encoding energy transducer TonB encodes MNDVKLNSPEWIELIFEGKNKEYGAYYLRNTSARRYIAGILAVLVFVIIVSLLPALIEKVKSSVDRNLGNISTTVELTNIKSIEEQVQEENIIRETEPVAPPPVLKSTIKFTPPVITEDENVRDDEQMISQEELNESKVQISIATVEGVDDPDAVDIAELKEHKVIVAAKEEEVFVSVEQMPQFPGGERALLEYLGKSIRYPVAAMENGVEGKVILRFVVNTDGTIGDITVLQGADSSLNEEAVRVVSEMPQWSPGRQNGRPVRVYYTVPVHFKINY; translated from the coding sequence ATGAATGATGTAAAACTGAACTCCCCCGAATGGATCGAACTGATTTTCGAGGGAAAGAACAAAGAGTACGGAGCCTACTATCTGCGCAACACTTCGGCCAGAAGGTATATCGCCGGCATACTGGCCGTTCTGGTATTCGTAATCATCGTGTCGCTTTTGCCGGCACTGATCGAAAAGGTGAAGTCGTCTGTCGACAGGAACCTGGGCAATATCAGTACGACGGTGGAGCTGACGAATATCAAGAGTATCGAAGAGCAGGTCCAGGAAGAGAACATCATCCGGGAAACGGAGCCTGTCGCACCGCCCCCCGTTCTGAAGTCCACGATAAAGTTCACCCCGCCGGTCATTACCGAAGACGAAAATGTCAGGGACGACGAGCAGATGATCTCGCAGGAAGAGCTCAATGAAAGCAAGGTGCAGATCTCGATCGCCACTGTGGAAGGGGTCGACGATCCCGATGCGGTGGACATAGCCGAGCTCAAGGAACACAAGGTCATCGTAGCCGCGAAGGAGGAGGAAGTGTTCGTAAGCGTGGAACAGATGCCGCAGTTCCCCGGAGGGGAGAGGGCCCTGCTCGAATATCTGGGAAAAAGTATCCGCTATCCCGTTGCGGCCATGGAAAACGGAGTCGAAGGGAAAGTCATTCTCCGGTTCGTGGTCAACACGGACGGGACGATCGGCGATATCACCGTCCTGCAGGGGGCGGACAGTTCGTTGAATGAAGAGGCGGTCCGGGTCGTTTCCGAAATGCCGCAATGGAGTCCCGGACGCCAGAACGGACGGCCTGTGAGAGTGTATTACACGGTCCCGGTTCATTTCAAAATCAATTATTGA
- a CDS encoding PstS family phosphate ABC transporter substrate-binding protein — protein sequence MKMILCCLCVILIGGGCRQKRITRTDTTTSGIAAIVSDDCFGNITQEEIDVFEALNFDASILPLYTDEARAVKLLIEDSIRFAILARDLTEHEKEIIHAGNRELVPRSQKIAIDGIALIVNRNNPLSRMSVVSLRKVMTGDAKNWNDLDPSLPHRRIAVVFDSPNSSMARFVRDSVCGGIPLSGDIRALEDNRAVLDYVSAHSDALGVLGVNWISNPNDSTQVTFNRTIKVLSVSRTHPASADNSYLPVPAYLYLRYYPLTRDVYAVLTDLKGTLPAGFTHFIAGDRGQRIILKSGLVPATRPVRTVEIKETF from the coding sequence ATGAAAATGATTCTGTGTTGCCTGTGCGTGATTCTGATCGGCGGCGGTTGCCGCCAGAAAAGAATAACCCGGACAGACACGACTACCAGTGGGATCGCGGCCATCGTGAGCGACGATTGTTTCGGCAACATCACGCAGGAGGAGATAGACGTATTCGAGGCATTGAACTTCGATGCTTCCATCCTTCCCCTGTATACGGACGAGGCCCGTGCCGTGAAGTTGCTGATAGAAGACAGCATTCGTTTTGCCATTCTGGCCCGAGACCTGACCGAACACGAGAAAGAGATCATTCACGCCGGAAACAGAGAGTTGGTACCCCGTTCCCAAAAGATCGCCATAGATGGTATCGCACTGATTGTAAACCGGAACAATCCGCTGTCGCGTATGAGTGTCGTTTCGCTGCGGAAGGTCATGACGGGCGACGCGAAAAACTGGAACGACCTCGACCCTTCATTGCCTCACCGGCGTATCGCGGTCGTATTCGACAGTCCGAATTCCAGCATGGCCCGGTTCGTCCGGGATTCCGTTTGCGGGGGAATACCTCTGTCCGGGGATATCCGTGCCCTTGAGGATAACCGGGCAGTATTGGACTATGTTTCCGCGCACTCCGATGCGTTGGGTGTGCTGGGGGTAAACTGGATCAGTAATCCGAACGATTCGACGCAGGTAACGTTCAACCGGACGATCAAGGTGTTGTCCGTCAGCCGCACCCATCCGGCATCGGCCGACAACAGCTACCTGCCGGTACCGGCCTACCTGTATCTTAGGTACTATCCGCTGACCCGTGACGTGTATGCCGTACTCACTGATCTGAAAGGCACGCTCCCGGCCGGTTTCACCCATTTCATCGCCGGAGACCGAGGACAACGGATCATTCTCAAGTCGGGTCTCGTTCCTGCCACGCGTCCCGTACGGACCGTAGAGATAAAAGAGACTTTCTAA